From Actinomycetes bacterium, a single genomic window includes:
- a CDS encoding cyclic nucleotide-binding domain-containing protein yields MGTDELVAVLEKVDLFHDLRLRVLRRIAEAGREERFEPGDVVIAEGEEVSGFRSFSQRGVEMHVVLTGSALASVRGQQHAELRPGEYFGELSLIDGLPRSAQVRAGERGLSTFAISKWTFADLLDEHPEVALPMLRVMVARLRATEAAADRPT; encoded by the coding sequence ATGGGGACCGACGAGCTGGTGGCAGTCCTGGAGAAGGTCGACCTCTTCCACGACCTCCGGCTTCGCGTGCTCCGGCGGATCGCCGAGGCCGGCCGCGAGGAGCGCTTCGAGCCCGGCGACGTGGTGATCGCCGAGGGCGAGGAGGTGAGCGGCTTCCGGTCGTTCTCCCAGCGCGGGGTCGAGATGCACGTCGTGCTCACCGGCAGCGCGCTCGCCTCGGTGCGCGGCCAGCAGCACGCCGAGCTGCGCCCGGGCGAGTACTTCGGCGAGCTGTCGCTGATCGACGGCCTGCCGCGGTCGGCACAGGTGCGCGCGGGGGAGCGTGGCCTGTCCACCTTCGCCATCAGCAAGTGGACGTTCGCCGACCTGCTCGACGAGCACCCCGAGGTGGCGCTGCCGATGCTGCGGGTGATGGTGGCCCGGCTGCGGGCGACCGAGGCGGCGGCCGACCGCCCCACCTGA